The genome window ATCTTTTAAATGATTATGCAAATAAGGGATAATATAGTCAAAGCTTTGAAATATAAAAAAGATAAGAAAAATTGGGTAAAAATAATGAATATAAGCACTCTTTTTTGAGGTATTTAAAGTAGAAAGAAAAACACAAAAAATAATAAAGGTTAAAAGAAAAATATAAAAAATAATAAGTTGTTTTGCATAAAACAGATGTGGATAAAAAATGATGGTCAATAATAATAACAATCCAACAAATATTAAATTTAGTATATCATATGGCATAAAATTAAATTGACTCAAAAAATTTCGCCACATCTTTTAAATCTCTTGTTATGCGACAAGGTGGTAAATTTTTTAAAAAATATGAACCATAAGAGCGTGTATATAGTCTTGGATCAAGGATAGCAAGGAGACCTTTATCTTGACGATGGCGGATTAAACGACCCAATCCCTGTTTTAGAGAAATAATAGCTTGTGGCACTTGATAACTCCAAAAAGGATTTTTACCCATTTTTCTAATAAATTCAATCCTTGCTTTTATTAATGGATCATCAGGAACTGCAAAAGGAAGTCGATCAATAATAACACAACTTAAAGCCTCTCCTGGAATATCAATCCCTTCCCAAAAAGTAGCAGTAGCAAAAAGTACAGAATGAATATCACTTTTAAATATTTCTAAAAGTTTTGGTGAAGATTGTTCACCTTGAATAATAACATTAAATGGAATTTTAGAAGCAACTTTATCATAAATTTCTTTCATAGTTTGTAGATTGGTGAAAAGAACAAGAGCACGACCTTTAGTAATTTTAAGAATTTTTATAATTTCTTTAGCTGCTGCCTGTAAAAAATCTACTGAATTAGGGTCAGGCATAGATGGCGGCAAATAAAGAAGGGCTTGATTTTTATAATCAAAAGGAGAAGGTAATATTAATCCTTCAGTATAATAAGATAAACCCAATCTTTCTTTAAAAAAAGAAAAATTATCACCTGTATTAAGAGTAGCAGAAGTAAAAACAATGGATTTGATTGAAGAATATAGATGCTCTTTTAAAATAAGATCCACTTTCAAAGGAGAACATCCAAATACTATACTTTTTTTCCTTCTCTCTACCCAATAAGCATAATTGGGGTCACTTTGAGCAAAAATAAAATTTAATTCTTTTTTTATTTTATCAATCCTTTCCTTCAGATTCTCTTTTATATCCAAAAAAGTATTAACTTTATGGATAATATCCATAAGTTCATCAAGAAGATTTTTTAAAACATAAATCCCTTTATTGATTATCAATAAAGACATAACTTGATTTAAACTTTCTTTCCCTTTTAAATGTCCAAAAGTTTTAAAAAAATTATCACTTTTTTCTTTTAATATATTAAGCCTTTTCTTTATATCTTTGTCTTCAAAAAGAAGATTTATATCATAAATCAATTCAGCTATCCTAAAATTACTCACTTGAAAGCCAAAATATTCACTTACGATTTCCTCAAGTTGGTGAGCTTCGTCAAATATAACCGCTTCATAAAAAGGAATCACCTGCCCATATCCTTTTTCCCTTATTGCCAAATCAGCCATAAAAAGATAATGATTAACAATAATCAATTGTGCTCTTTGAGCTGATATTTTCATCTTGGTGATAAAACATTCATGCCAAAATGGGCATTTTTGTCCCAAACATTGTTCTGTGCTAGCAGTTAATTCAGACCAACCAAACCATTCTGGTGAAAAAGGCGTTTCAGCAATATCACCTGTTTTTGTAATCTTAAGCCACTGATTTAATATTTTTATTTCTTTACTTTTTGAAATTGGTAATTTTTGTGATATTAATTGATTGAAACGCCAAAGACAAAGATAGTTGCGCCGTCCTTTTAAATAAACAACTTTTGGTTTTTCGTTTAATATTTTTTCTACCAAAGGTATATCTTTATAAAAAAGTTGATTTTGAAGACTTTTAGTACCTGTAGAAATTACTACTTTTTTACCAGATAAAATAGCAGGGATAACATAAGCCAATGTTTTTCCTGTTCCAGTACCAGCTTCAATAATGACCTTTTTCCCTTCAACTAGAGCCTCTCTTACTTTTTTAGCCATTATTAATTGAGATGGTCGCCATTCAAAATATGGCAATTTCTTTG of Candidatus Desulfofervidus auxilii contains these proteins:
- a CDS encoding ATP-dependent DNA helicase produces the protein MAKKVREALVEGKKVIIEAGTGTGKTLAYVIPAILSGKKVVISTGTKSLQNQLFYKDIPLVEKILNEKPKVVYLKGRRNYLCLWRFNQLISQKLPISKSKEIKILNQWLKITKTGDIAETPFSPEWFGWSELTASTEQCLGQKCPFWHECFITKMKISAQRAQLIIVNHYLFMADLAIREKGYGQVIPFYEAVIFDEAHQLEEIVSEYFGFQVSNFRIAELIYDINLLFEDKDIKKRLNILKEKSDNFFKTFGHLKGKESLNQVMSLLIINKGIYVLKNLLDELMDIIHKVNTFLDIKENLKERIDKIKKELNFIFAQSDPNYAYWVERRKKSIVFGCSPLKVDLILKEHLYSSIKSIVFTSATLNTGDNFSFFKERLGLSYYTEGLILPSPFDYKNQALLYLPPSMPDPNSVDFLQAAAKEIIKILKITKGRALVLFTNLQTMKEIYDKVASKIPFNVIIQGEQSSPKLLEIFKSDIHSVLFATATFWEGIDIPGEALSCVIIDRLPFAVPDDPLIKARIEFIRKMGKNPFWSYQVPQAIISLKQGLGRLIRHRQDKGLLAILDPRLYTRSYGSYFLKNLPPCRITRDLKDVAKFFESI